The following are encoded together in the Deinococcus soli (ex Cha et al. 2016) genome:
- the odhB gene encoding 2-oxoglutarate dehydrogenase complex dihydrolipoyllysine-residue succinyltransferase: protein MADIKVPVFSESVSEGTLLAWHKKPGDAVKRGEVLAEIETDKVVLEVTALQDGVLVSTAKNEGDTVLSEEVLGVVGDAGSAPAPAAPQETVSGPIANEVSAGGTATQPDSAALGNEATRRDDLSPAVRKVVVENGLNPAQIPATGPKGNITKADALGSVGQQAAPTQTAQAPAQAVTPAAVIPAGARPEQRVPMTRIRQRISERLKDVQNTAALLTTFNEVNMQPAMDLRKKYQDQFVAKHGVKLGFMSLFVRAATEALKAFPVVNASVEGKDIIYHGFYDIGIAVASDRGLVVPILRDTDQMSLAGIEKAIGGYAQKAKSGKLTLEDMSGGTFSITNGGTFGSMMSTPIINAPQSAILGMHNIIERPIAQNGQVVIAPMMYIALSYDHRIIDGKEAVQFLVMIKNLLEDPARMLLEL, encoded by the coding sequence ATGGCGGACATCAAAGTTCCTGTTTTTTCCGAGTCGGTGAGCGAAGGTACGCTGCTGGCGTGGCATAAGAAACCCGGCGACGCCGTGAAGCGCGGCGAGGTCCTGGCCGAGATCGAGACGGACAAGGTGGTACTGGAAGTCACGGCCCTGCAGGACGGCGTGCTGGTCAGCACCGCGAAGAACGAGGGGGACACGGTGCTCAGCGAGGAGGTGCTGGGCGTCGTGGGTGACGCGGGCAGCGCGCCTGCTCCGGCCGCCCCCCAGGAGACCGTCAGCGGTCCGATCGCGAACGAGGTCAGCGCGGGTGGCACCGCCACGCAGCCCGACAGCGCTGCACTGGGCAACGAGGCGACGCGCCGCGACGACCTCTCCCCTGCCGTGCGCAAGGTGGTCGTGGAGAACGGCCTGAACCCCGCGCAGATTCCCGCCACCGGCCCGAAGGGCAACATCACGAAGGCCGACGCGCTGGGCTCGGTGGGCCAGCAGGCCGCGCCCACCCAGACGGCTCAGGCTCCGGCGCAGGCCGTGACGCCCGCCGCCGTGATCCCCGCCGGGGCGCGTCCCGAGCAGCGCGTACCCATGACCCGCATCCGTCAGCGCATCAGCGAGCGCCTGAAGGACGTACAGAACACCGCGGCCCTGCTGACCACCTTCAACGAGGTGAACATGCAGCCCGCCATGGACCTGCGCAAGAAGTACCAGGATCAGTTCGTGGCGAAACACGGCGTGAAACTGGGCTTCATGAGCCTGTTCGTGCGCGCCGCGACCGAGGCGCTGAAGGCCTTCCCGGTCGTGAACGCCAGCGTCGAGGGCAAGGACATCATCTACCACGGCTTCTACGACATCGGTATCGCGGTGGCCAGTGACCGTGGTCTGGTCGTGCCGATCCTGCGCGACACCGACCAGATGAGCCTCGCCGGGATCGAGAAGGCCATCGGCGGGTACGCCCAGAAGGCCAAGTCCGGCAAGCTGACGCTGGAGGACATGAGCGGCGGTACGTTCAGCATCACGAACGGCGGCACGTTCGGCAGCATGATGAGCACCCCGATCATCAACGCCCCGCAGAGCGCCATCCTGGGCATGCACAACATCATCGAGCGGCCCATCGCGCAGAACGGGCAGGTCGTGATCGCCCCCATGATGTACATCGCCCTAAGCTACGACCACCGCATCATCGACGGCAAGGAAGCCGTGCAGTTCCTCGTCATGATCAAGAACCTGCTGGAAGACCCAGCGCGGATGCTGCTGGAACTGTAA
- a CDS encoding 2-oxoglutarate dehydrogenase E1 component, with protein sequence MTQSQTIMSGGNAAFIEGLYEAYLADPQSVDPQWRAYFDELRGGAHETPHSAIQEAFYQLGTQRRGGAVVPAPQGVSGAQQAAGALITAFRVYGHISAHTNPLKMRGLPVVPELTPEYYGLSAADLNEQVQDGPFSGPLRDVIAQLQETYCGPIGFEFNYLPANERAWFQERVEANRGRGVFSRDERRRLMSKLNAAEGLELYLKNKYPGVKRFGLEGGESFIPLLDRIIQQAGAVGVKEVVLGMAHRGRLNTLVNIFGKPSSVLFDEFDGKKKLSDNPDVAGDVKYHMGYSSDVRTPGGPMHLALAFNPSHLEIVSPVVHGSVRARQDRRGDEARRSVLPITVHGDAAVSGQGVVMETLNLSRLRGFATGGAVRIVINNQVGFTISDPRDTRSSRYCTDVAKIANAPVLHVNGDDPEAVAFCGDLALAYRQEFGKDVFIDLICFRRNGHNEGDEPRMTQPIMYREIDQHPGTRALYAKKLEAEGVLAAGEGEALVNRFRDQLDAGEAVVEEMENAAQSKLAVDWSGYTGTHWRDEVSTAVPQEKLTALGLQLTEVPEGFKVHRTIERTVIKPRQAMARGEQPLDWGMGEMLAYATLLEEGFGVRLVGQDSGRGTFVHRHAVLHDQNAQDPMNEEYMALAHLSGDQGRVEVIDSTLSEEAVMAFEYGYSTSEPKALIAWEAQFGDFANGAQAVIDQFLSAGESKWQRLSGLTLLLPHGYEGAGPEHSSARLERYLQLCAQKNMQVVVPSSAAQIFHLLRRQVLRPYRKPLIVMTPKSLLRNKAAMSPLSDLTDGRFCEVIGDPEVTGARRVVISSGKLHWELVDARDADREGYAGTALIRLEQLYPFPAEALAAELARHPGAQVVWAQEEPENQGAWLMIWEDLEKVLAPGQTLKGATRPRSASTAAGYASVHAKEQAKVIADALGEKLSGEVVAEQKELAETAKQQG encoded by the coding sequence ATGACGCAGTCGCAGACGATCATGTCCGGCGGGAACGCGGCCTTCATCGAGGGCTTGTACGAGGCGTACCTGGCGGACCCCCAGAGTGTCGATCCGCAGTGGCGGGCCTACTTCGACGAGTTGCGCGGCGGCGCGCACGAGACGCCGCACTCGGCCATTCAGGAGGCGTTCTACCAGCTGGGCACGCAGCGCCGTGGCGGGGCCGTGGTGCCTGCGCCGCAGGGCGTGAGCGGCGCGCAGCAGGCGGCGGGCGCGCTGATCACGGCGTTCCGGGTGTACGGGCACATCAGCGCGCACACCAACCCCCTGAAGATGCGCGGCCTGCCGGTGGTGCCCGAGCTGACGCCCGAGTACTACGGCCTGTCCGCTGCGGACCTGAACGAGCAGGTGCAGGACGGGCCGTTCAGCGGGCCGCTGCGGGACGTGATCGCGCAGCTTCAGGAGACGTACTGCGGTCCCATCGGCTTCGAGTTCAACTATCTGCCCGCCAATGAGCGCGCGTGGTTCCAGGAGCGCGTGGAGGCCAACCGCGGCCGGGGCGTGTTCAGCCGCGACGAGCGCCGCCGCCTGATGAGCAAGCTGAACGCCGCCGAGGGCCTGGAACTGTACCTGAAGAACAAGTACCCGGGCGTGAAGCGCTTCGGTCTGGAGGGCGGCGAGTCCTTCATTCCGCTGCTCGACCGGATCATCCAGCAGGCCGGGGCGGTCGGCGTGAAGGAGGTCGTGCTGGGCATGGCCCACCGCGGCCGCCTGAACACCCTGGTGAACATCTTCGGGAAGCCCAGCAGCGTGCTGTTCGACGAGTTCGACGGGAAGAAGAAACTCAGCGACAACCCGGACGTGGCCGGCGACGTGAAGTACCACATGGGGTACTCCAGTGATGTGCGCACGCCCGGCGGGCCGATGCACCTGGCGCTGGCGTTCAACCCCAGCCACCTGGAGATCGTGTCGCCCGTCGTGCACGGCAGTGTCCGCGCCCGTCAGGACCGCCGCGGGGACGAGGCTCGGCGCAGCGTGCTGCCCATCACCGTGCACGGCGACGCCGCCGTGAGCGGGCAGGGCGTGGTCATGGAGACCCTGAACCTGTCGCGCCTGCGTGGCTTCGCGACCGGCGGGGCCGTGCGTATCGTGATCAACAACCAGGTGGGCTTCACGATCAGCGACCCGCGCGACACCCGCAGCAGCCGCTACTGCACGGACGTGGCGAAGATCGCGAACGCGCCCGTGCTGCACGTGAACGGTGACGATCCCGAGGCCGTGGCGTTCTGCGGGGATCTGGCGCTGGCGTACCGGCAGGAGTTCGGCAAGGACGTGTTCATCGACCTGATCTGCTTCCGCCGCAACGGGCACAACGAGGGCGACGAGCCGCGCATGACCCAGCCGATCATGTACCGCGAGATCGACCAGCACCCGGGCACCCGCGCGCTGTACGCGAAGAAGCTGGAGGCCGAGGGGGTTCTGGCCGCCGGTGAGGGCGAGGCGCTCGTCAACCGCTTCCGGGATCAGCTCGACGCGGGTGAGGCCGTGGTCGAGGAGATGGAGAACGCCGCGCAGAGCAAACTGGCCGTGGACTGGAGCGGGTACACCGGCACGCACTGGCGTGACGAGGTCAGCACCGCCGTCCCGCAGGAGAAACTCACCGCGCTGGGCCTGCAACTCACCGAGGTGCCCGAGGGCTTCAAGGTGCACCGCACCATCGAGCGTACCGTCATCAAGCCCCGTCAGGCCATGGCCCGCGGCGAGCAGCCTCTCGACTGGGGCATGGGTGAGATGCTCGCGTACGCCACGCTGCTCGAAGAGGGCTTCGGCGTGCGACTGGTCGGCCAGGACTCCGGGCGCGGCACCTTCGTGCACCGCCACGCCGTGCTGCACGATCAGAACGCGCAGGATCCCATGAACGAGGAGTACATGGCTCTGGCGCACCTGAGCGGAGATCAGGGCCGCGTGGAGGTCATCGACTCCACGCTCTCGGAGGAGGCCGTCATGGCCTTCGAGTACGGGTACTCCACGAGTGAGCCCAAGGCCCTGATCGCCTGGGAAGCGCAGTTCGGCGACTTCGCCAACGGCGCGCAGGCCGTCATCGACCAGTTCCTGTCCGCCGGTGAGAGCAAGTGGCAGCGCCTGTCGGGCCTGACCTTGCTGCTCCCCCACGGGTACGAGGGCGCGGGCCCCGAGCACTCCAGCGCGCGCCTGGAACGCTACCTGCAGCTGTGCGCGCAGAAGAACATGCAGGTCGTGGTGCCCAGTAGCGCCGCGCAGATCTTCCATCTGCTGCGCCGTCAGGTGCTGCGCCCCTACCGCAAGCCGCTGATCGTCATGACGCCCAAGAGCCTGCTGCGCAACAAGGCCGCCATGAGCCCCCTGTCCGACCTGACGGATGGCCGCTTCTGCGAGGTCATCGGTGACCCCGAGGTCACGGGTGCCCGGCGCGTCGTCATCAGCAGCGGCAAGCTGCACTGGGAGCTCGTGGACGCCCGCGACGCCGACCGTGAAGGTTACGCCGGGACGGCCCTGATCCGCCTGGAGCAGCTGTACCCCTTCCCCGCCGAGGCCCTGGCCGCCGAACTCGCCAGGCACCCCGGCGCGCAGGTCGTGTGGGCGCAGGAAGAACCCGAGAACCAGGGCGCGTGGCTGATGATCTGGGAGGACCTGGAGAAGGTCCTGGCTCCCGGGCAGACCCTCAAGGGCGCCACCCGCCCGCGCAGCGCCAGCACCGCGGCCGGGTATGCCAGCGTGCACGCCAAGGAGCAGGCCAAGGTCATCGCCGACGCGCTGGGCGAGAAACTCAGCGGCGAGGTCGTCGCCGAGCAGAAGGAACTCGCCGAGACCGCCAAACAGCAGGGCTGA
- a CDS encoding SMP-30/gluconolactonase/LRE family protein, with the protein MTHPAFQVTHADFPALLPPGAAPEQLGSGYSWTEGPTYVPDRQRVIFSDVRQNRTWAYTDAGQLLEELHPSDYQNGHTVDAQGRLIACSHGARALLRQEPDGTWTTLADRFEGGRLNSPNDVTLHPDGSLWFTDPSYGLDKPEEGGRGEPMEVPGRWVYRLAPDGTLSAPIRDRHKPNGLIFAGADTLLLADTGEHPGTYRYHVTPQGEATLEGLHFTVTPGKTDGLRLDEAGRIWSSAADGVHVLTPDGQELGRILFPQTVSNLCFGGPDGTTLFVTATSGFWRVPTTTRALRL; encoded by the coding sequence ATGACGCACCCCGCCTTTCAGGTCACGCACGCGGACTTCCCCGCCCTCCTGCCGCCCGGCGCGGCGCCCGAGCAGCTGGGCAGCGGCTATTCCTGGACGGAAGGCCCCACGTACGTGCCCGACCGGCAGCGCGTGATCTTCAGCGACGTGCGCCAGAACCGCACCTGGGCGTACACCGACGCCGGGCAGCTGCTGGAGGAACTGCACCCCAGCGACTACCAGAACGGCCACACCGTGGACGCGCAGGGCCGCCTGATCGCCTGCTCACACGGGGCGCGCGCCCTGCTGCGCCAGGAGCCGGACGGCACTTGGACCACCCTGGCGGACCGGTTCGAGGGCGGCCGCCTGAACTCCCCAAACGACGTGACCCTGCACCCCGACGGCAGCCTGTGGTTCACCGACCCCTCCTACGGCCTCGACAAGCCCGAGGAGGGCGGGCGCGGCGAACCGATGGAGGTGCCGGGCCGCTGGGTGTACCGCCTCGCGCCGGACGGCACCCTGAGCGCGCCCATTCGCGACCGTCACAAACCCAACGGCCTGATCTTTGCGGGCGCGGACACGCTGCTGCTGGCCGACACGGGCGAGCACCCCGGCACGTACCGCTACCACGTGACCCCCCAGGGCGAGGCCACGCTGGAGGGCCTGCACTTCACCGTGACGCCCGGCAAGACCGACGGCCTGCGCCTGGACGAGGCGGGCCGCATCTGGAGCAGCGCCGCCGACGGCGTGCACGTCCTGACCCCGGACGGACAGGAGCTGGGCCGCATCCTGTTCCCGCAGACGGTCAGCAACCTCTGCTTCGGCGGGCCCGACGGCACCACCCTGTTCGTGACCGCCACCAGCGGCTTCTGGCGCGTCCCGACGACCACCCGCGCCCTGCGCCTGTAA
- a CDS encoding serine hydrolase, protein MNLRLLIAALLVTTAQAAPTVQGAWHGPYYRLTLTGLSARDGTIRWTPGGTGADLKFSAALPTLTRTVPTAQDQIRIRVQGRDIEIRSAQGRPLRVNLMPVRAGVEGPTRFTAIDVYPEEAWTDYDPVPVTPCRAPAPVPELPYQSPRFATGPVGFYLAQIDPRTGTPLRVIANDPDRLYPLASTFKQIVLWGTLRDVQAGRLSLNTRLSITEANRSIEFYQPGARTVQNLATQATVASENTASDVLHLRYGPERLQTLVTAQGACHTRVNTTTKAWWAAQAGLLPDVYGPDLTAGAVQAFALPPAQEAALRARAVTQAQTLNADRVLDNLDRYFFSPTYHPQTEVQLQNRSTPREWATLITRLYLDPSLSPSNRAFLRDTLARGCCRVRDPAVAYWGSKAGSGWRNVTMSGLLTLTTGQSFVYAYFNPGSDTMESVLIEKQLPDIARYVLENARRLASSAP, encoded by the coding sequence ATGAACCTGCGACTCCTGATTGCCGCGCTGCTCGTCACGACCGCCCAGGCCGCCCCCACCGTGCAGGGCGCGTGGCACGGCCCGTACTACCGCCTGACCCTGACCGGCCTGAGCGCCCGCGACGGCACGATCCGCTGGACGCCCGGCGGGACCGGCGCGGACCTGAAGTTCAGCGCGGCGCTGCCCACCCTGACCCGCACGGTGCCCACCGCGCAGGACCAGATCCGGATCCGCGTGCAGGGCAGGGACATCGAGATCCGCAGCGCGCAGGGCCGCCCGCTGCGCGTGAACCTCATGCCCGTCCGCGCGGGCGTCGAGGGACCTACGCGCTTCACGGCCATCGACGTGTACCCCGAGGAAGCCTGGACCGACTACGACCCTGTGCCCGTCACGCCCTGCCGCGCACCCGCACCTGTGCCGGAACTGCCGTACCAGTCGCCCCGCTTCGCCACCGGCCCCGTCGGGTTCTACCTGGCGCAGATCGACCCGCGCACCGGCACCCCCCTGCGCGTCATCGCCAACGACCCGGACCGTCTCTACCCCCTGGCGAGCACCTTCAAGCAGATCGTCCTGTGGGGAACGCTGCGCGACGTGCAGGCCGGACGCCTGAGTCTGAACACCCGCCTGAGCATCACGGAAGCCAACCGCAGCATCGAGTTCTACCAGCCGGGCGCGCGCACCGTGCAGAACCTCGCCACGCAGGCGACCGTGGCCAGCGAGAACACCGCCAGCGACGTGCTTCACCTGCGTTACGGTCCGGAACGCCTTCAGACACTCGTGACTGCGCAGGGCGCGTGCCACACCCGCGTGAACACCACCACCAAGGCGTGGTGGGCCGCGCAGGCCGGCCTCCTGCCGGACGTGTACGGCCCCGACCTGACCGCCGGAGCGGTGCAGGCCTTCGCCCTGCCCCCGGCGCAGGAGGCCGCGCTGCGCGCCCGCGCCGTCACGCAGGCGCAGACCCTGAATGCCGACCGCGTGCTGGACAATCTCGACCGCTACTTCTTCAGCCCCACGTACCACCCGCAGACCGAGGTGCAGCTGCAAAACCGCAGCACGCCGCGCGAGTGGGCCACGCTGATCACCCGCCTGTACCTGGACCCCAGCCTGAGCCCCAGCAACCGCGCGTTCCTGCGCGACACCCTGGCCAGAGGCTGCTGCCGCGTCAGGGACCCCGCCGTCGCGTACTGGGGCTCGAAGGCCGGCAGCGGGTGGCGGAACGTCACCATGAGCGGCCTGCTCACCCTGACCACCGGGCAGAGCTTCGTGTACGCCTACTTCAACCCCGGCTCGGACACCATGGAAAGCGTGTTGATCGAGAAGCAGTTGCCCGACATCGCCCGCTACGTCCTCGAGAACGCCAGGCGGCTTGCCAGCAGCGCCCCGTAA
- a CDS encoding M48 family metalloprotease produces the protein MTVQGEPGALGRVWQGVVARESARVRDAFLTSESPRTSGRAVWGLVGAWLVVLSFGASVLLGAWWLLVALGVGGYPGVTRGVVGFLGVLILLFAWLAVPRPYQPEGQEVSAQDAPELHALVGRVAAELGVARPVRVVLDGQANASMGLAGWRREPVLALGLPLWWALSPQGQVGLIAHELAHLRNGDPARGGVVALAFSVLERMAHALLPDGISRSKEGLIPMVTNALMTLLALVPLGAARLLAWLVGADRQAAEFRADLMATRVAGSEAMVVLLDRLHMAHLLDSALHKQRYMPERPHAFAEYAFMLDHLPQEQWAAQRAALGRTSLDDSHPATSDRLQVVLSHPQPGTVHLAPKTAEWIRLELTPFVRPIEAQAQEWRQYLLNH, from the coding sequence ATGACCGTTCAGGGTGAGCCGGGGGCGCTGGGGCGCGTGTGGCAGGGTGTGGTGGCACGCGAGTCCGCGCGGGTGCGGGACGCGTTCCTGACGTCGGAATCGCCGCGCACGTCGGGCCGGGCCGTGTGGGGGCTGGTGGGGGCGTGGCTGGTCGTCCTGTCGTTCGGCGCGTCGGTGCTGCTGGGGGCGTGGTGGCTGCTGGTCGCGCTGGGCGTGGGTGGGTACCCGGGCGTCACGCGTGGCGTGGTGGGATTCCTGGGCGTGTTGATCCTGCTGTTCGCGTGGCTGGCCGTTCCCCGACCGTACCAGCCGGAGGGGCAGGAGGTCTCCGCGCAGGACGCGCCGGAACTGCACGCGCTGGTGGGGCGCGTGGCAGCGGAACTGGGCGTGGCGCGCCCGGTGCGGGTGGTGCTGGACGGGCAGGCGAATGCGTCCATGGGCCTGGCGGGCTGGCGGCGCGAGCCGGTGCTGGCGCTGGGGTTGCCACTGTGGTGGGCGCTGTCCCCGCAGGGTCAGGTTGGGCTGATCGCGCACGAACTGGCGCACCTGCGCAACGGTGACCCGGCGCGGGGTGGGGTGGTGGCGCTGGCGTTCTCCGTGCTGGAGCGAATGGCTCACGCCCTGCTGCCCGATGGGATCAGCCGCTCGAAGGAGGGCCTGATCCCGATGGTCACGAACGCCCTGATGACCCTCCTGGCCCTGGTACCGCTGGGCGCGGCGCGGCTGCTGGCGTGGCTGGTCGGCGCGGACCGTCAGGCCGCGGAGTTCCGCGCGGATCTGATGGCGACGCGCGTGGCCGGGTCGGAGGCCATGGTGGTCCTGCTGGACCGCCTGCACATGGCGCACCTGCTGGACAGCGCGCTGCACAAGCAGCGGTACATGCCGGAACGTCCGCACGCGTTCGCGGAGTACGCGTTCATGCTCGACCACCTGCCGCAGGAGCAGTGGGCGGCGCAGCGGGCGGCGCTGGGGCGCACCAGCCTGGATGACTCGCATCCCGCGACGTCAGATCGCCTGCAGGTGGTCCTGTCGCACCCGCAGCCCGGCACGGTGCACCTCGCGCCGAAAACGGCGGAGTGGATCCGGCTGGAGTTGACGCCGTTCGTGCGGCCCATCGAGGCGCAGGCCCAGGAGTGGCGGCAGTACCTGCTGAACCACTGA
- a CDS encoding SDR family oxidoreductase, protein MLTGKVAFITGGASGIGASTARRFAQEGAWVALADVQPDEGEKVRDEITQAGGEALYVPCDVSDEQSVRDAIEATVAAYGRLDIVFANAGINGVWAPIDELHPDEWDKTLNINLRGTYLTVHYAVPHLKRAGGGSILITSSVNGNRTFSSPGASAYSASKAGQVAFTKMIALELGRHNIRCNAICPGLIHTNIQERTDQRHTDQIGIKVELPGGSPALHGGEGEPVDVADACLFLASDLGRHVSGIELYVDGGASLLR, encoded by the coding sequence ATGTTGACAGGCAAGGTCGCATTCATCACCGGAGGCGCCAGCGGCATCGGCGCGAGCACCGCGCGGCGGTTCGCGCAGGAAGGCGCGTGGGTCGCGCTGGCCGACGTGCAACCCGACGAGGGCGAGAAGGTCCGCGACGAGATCACCCAGGCGGGCGGGGAAGCCCTGTACGTGCCCTGCGACGTGAGTGACGAGCAGTCCGTCCGGGACGCCATCGAGGCGACCGTCGCCGCGTACGGGCGCCTGGATATCGTGTTCGCGAACGCCGGGATCAACGGCGTGTGGGCCCCCATCGACGAACTGCACCCGGACGAGTGGGACAAGACCCTGAACATCAACCTGCGCGGCACGTACCTCACCGTGCACTACGCCGTGCCGCACCTGAAACGCGCGGGTGGCGGCAGCATCCTGATCACCAGCAGCGTCAACGGCAACCGCACCTTCTCCAGCCCGGGCGCCAGCGCCTACAGCGCCTCCAAGGCCGGGCAGGTAGCGTTCACGAAGATGATCGCGCTGGAACTCGGCCGGCACAACATCCGCTGCAACGCCATCTGCCCCGGCCTGATCCACACGAACATCCAGGAACGCACCGACCAGCGCCACACCGACCAGATCGGCATCAAGGTCGAACTGCCCGGCGGCAGCCCCGCCCTGCACGGCGGGGAAGGCGAACCGGTGGACGTCGCCGACGCCTGCCTGTTCCTCGCGTCCGACCTGGGCCGCCACGTGTCCGGCATCGAACTGTACGTGGACGGCGGCGCGTCCCTGCTGCGCTAG
- a CDS encoding YwbE family protein, which produces MPPLRSQIQPGVTVDIVQKQDQPTGRLTRGVVAALLTRSPSHPHGIKVRLTSGEVGRVQAVISAQPNA; this is translated from the coding sequence ATGCCTCCTCTCCGTTCGCAGATTCAGCCCGGCGTGACCGTGGATATCGTTCAGAAGCAGGATCAGCCGACCGGGCGGTTGACGCGGGGCGTGGTGGCGGCGCTCCTGACCCGCTCCCCCTCGCATCCGCATGGGATCAAGGTGCGCCTGACCAGTGGGGAGGTGGGGCGGGTGCAGGCGGTCATCTCTGCGCAGCCAAACGCGTAG
- the purF gene encoding amidophosphoribosyltransferase: MIFDPILDKPQDECGVFGMFSPEPLDLAWFTYLGLFALQHRGQEAAGMCVSDGEKFHVEKDLGLVTQVFDERRLDSVRLANARVSIGHVRYSTTGSNLRFNAQPLTTRTNKGILGLAHNGNFVNAREVRNDMLMQGALFQTTNDSEVMLNLIARESHMDLVEATAAAMKRLKGGFACVLMSRTQLLGFRDPNGVRPLVIGQRDDHAYVIASEPCALYAVGARLIRDVQPGELVWIDRTGLHSLMVAPKKPTPCAFEWIYFARSDSQLDGADAHESRIRMGHQLAREHPVDADIVVPVPDSGIGAAIGYARESGIPFDYGLYKNPYAGRTFIAPTQEARELKVKMKLSPTSAVRGKRVVLVDDSIVRGTTSRQIVNLLREAGATEVHFRVSSPPIKHPCFYGIDTAARKELVASTHSIEEIRDLIGADTLTFISEQGIREAVGGPGLCLACFNGEYPAGTPLLNDVDKLALEV, from the coding sequence ATGATCTTTGATCCGATTCTTGATAAGCCGCAGGATGAATGCGGTGTGTTTGGCATGTTCTCGCCGGAGCCGCTGGATCTGGCGTGGTTCACGTACCTGGGCCTGTTCGCCTTGCAGCACCGTGGGCAGGAGGCGGCGGGGATGTGCGTGTCGGACGGGGAGAAGTTCCACGTGGAGAAGGATCTGGGGCTGGTGACGCAGGTGTTCGACGAGCGGCGCCTGGACAGCGTGCGGCTGGCGAACGCGCGGGTGAGTATCGGGCACGTGCGGTACAGCACCACCGGCAGCAACCTGCGCTTCAACGCGCAGCCGCTGACGACGCGGACGAACAAGGGCATCCTGGGCCTGGCGCACAACGGGAACTTCGTGAACGCCCGCGAGGTCCGCAACGACATGCTGATGCAGGGGGCGCTGTTCCAGACGACGAACGACAGCGAGGTCATGCTGAACCTCATCGCCCGCGAGAGTCACATGGACCTCGTGGAGGCCACCGCGGCCGCCATGAAGCGCCTGAAGGGCGGCTTCGCGTGCGTACTGATGAGCCGCACGCAACTGCTGGGCTTCCGCGACCCGAACGGCGTGCGGCCCCTGGTGATCGGGCAGCGGGACGACCACGCGTACGTGATTGCGTCCGAGCCGTGCGCGCTGTACGCCGTCGGCGCGCGCCTGATCCGTGACGTGCAGCCCGGCGAACTCGTGTGGATCGACCGCACCGGCCTGCACTCCCTGATGGTCGCCCCGAAGAAACCCACCCCCTGCGCGTTCGAGTGGATCTACTTCGCACGCAGCGACAGCCAGCTGGACGGCGCGGACGCCCACGAGAGCCGCATCCGCATGGGCCACCAGCTCGCCAGGGAACACCCCGTGGACGCCGACATCGTCGTGCCCGTCCCGGACAGCGGCATCGGCGCGGCCATCGGGTACGCCCGCGAGAGCGGCATTCCCTTCGACTACGGCCTGTACAAGAACCCGTACGCGGGCCGCACGTTCATCGCGCCCACGCAGGAAGCGCGCGAGTTGAAGGTCAAGATGAAGCTCAGCCCCACCAGCGCCGTGCGCGGCAAACGCGTCGTGCTGGTGGACGACAGCATCGTGCGCGGCACCACCAGCCGCCAGATCGTGAACCTCCTGCGCGAAGCAGGCGCGACCGAGGTCCACTTCCGCGTGAGCAGCCCGCCCATCAAGCACCCGTGCTTCTACGGCATCGACACTGCCGCCCGCAAGGAACTCGTCGCCAGTACGCACAGCATCGAGGAGATCCGCGACCTGATCGGGGCGGACACCCTGACGTTCATCAGTGAGCAGGGCATCCGCGAAGCCGTCGGCGGCCCCGGCCTATGCCTCGCGTGCTTCAACGGCGAGTACCCCGCCGGAACGCCCCTACTGAACGACGTGGACAAGCTGGCACTGGAAGTCTGA
- a CDS encoding endonuclease domain-containing protein, giving the protein MTPEERLLWSRLRGAGLGVSFRRQEVIGPFVVDFVCYQARLVVELDGSQHAGSESDRLRDAKLTADGFTVLRFWNHEVRSNLDGVLARVAEHLAGVT; this is encoded by the coding sequence ATGACGCCGGAGGAACGGCTGCTGTGGTCGCGGCTGCGCGGGGCAGGGCTGGGCGTGAGTTTCCGGCGGCAGGAGGTGATCGGGCCGTTCGTGGTGGATTTCGTGTGCTATCAGGCGCGGCTGGTGGTGGAACTGGACGGGAGCCAGCACGCGGGCAGCGAGTCGGACCGGCTGCGGGACGCGAAGCTCACGGCGGACGGGTTCACGGTGCTGCGCTTCTGGAACCATGAGGTGCGGAGCAACCTGGACGGTGTGCTGGCGCGCGTCGCGGAGCATCTGGCCGGCGTGACGTGA